Proteins co-encoded in one Rhopalosiphum maidis isolate BTI-1 chromosome 2, ASM367621v3, whole genome shotgun sequence genomic window:
- the LOC113554332 gene encoding POC1 centriolar protein homolog B-like isoform X2: protein MASDIECLKWNTTSFKPSNVLDYTEYTLALKPSHWLNLKTKGHTTKLSYLGLTQRLVSLDNLNNLYVYDWSKADLKTIKSRYEHNSRLTSLASNYSGNHIVTCSDNGKIQLWNFKFSCLKMLTEFRGHYQCVRNVEYSVDNNYLISCSNDKTFKIWDCHSNKFVASNMFHRNWVNVAKFFKQDKLVVSCSRDSYIQVFDCCSGKCVIKYNLSPDFAESLSLKEEFSIAVGTKLGSIQIFDLRALKVLQKYSEHTSQVNCVQYQYRTPCLVSVSKDKKLNVYDTDEGRFLYSIDHFSEIKSMNISSDDKLLATTSFHFDNEISLWKTETLKI from the exons atggctTCTGATATTGAATGTTTGAAATGGAATACAACAAGTTTCAAACCGTCCAATG ttttggacTACACAGAATACACTTTAGCATTGAAACCGTCTCATTGGCTAAACCTGAAGACAAAAGGCCACACAACAAAACTATCATATTTAGGTCTAACTCAGAGATTAGTATCTTTAGacaatcttaataatttatatgtgtatgATTGGTCCAAAGctgatttaaaaactataaa ATCAAGATATGAACATAATAGTAGACTTACAAGTTTGGCAAGCAATTATTCAGGAAATCATATAGTTACATGTTCAGATAACGGAAAAATTCAACTGTGGaactttaaa ttttcatgTTTGAAGATGTTAACTGAATTCAGAGGTCATTATCAATGTGTACGTAATGTCGAGTATTCTgtcgacaataattatttaatatcttgttccaatgataaaacatttaaaatatgggATTGTCATTCTAATAAGTTTGTTGCTAGTAATATGTTTCATCGTAATTGGGTTAATGTAGCAAAGTTTTTCAAACAAGATAAACTTGTCGTTTCCTGTTCAAGAGATTCGTATATACAAGTTTTTGATTGTTGTTCAGgaaaatgtgttataaaatataacttgagtccag ATTTTGCAGAATCACTTTCACTAAAAGAAGAATTCTCAATAGCGGTGGGTACAAAACTAGGGtctattcaaatttttgatttgagAGCTTTAAAAGTTTTACAGAAATACAGTGAACACACTAGTCAAGTAAATTGTGTTCAATATCAATATAGGACTCCGTGTTTGGTCTCGGTttcaaaagataaaaaattaaat GTTTACGATACTGATGAAGGGagatttttgtattcaattgaTCACTTtagtgaaataaaatcaatgaatATTTCCTCAGACGATAAATTACTTGCAACAACATCTTTTCATTTTGACAATGAG ATTTCTTTGTGGAAAACAGAGACactgaaaatttaa
- the LOC113550921 gene encoding apolipoprotein D-like, with amino-acid sequence MGILKIALVLMISCSSLYSVKCHSYHFGQCPTLEPMADFSMDKLLGKWYAIQKTSTSSRCLEYNFEKTGEPNSYKLDQMSENSIINVAKSNNYHYIGNLKADPNLPSRMIVNFPLSVAGKASFVVFSTDYTNYAGIFSCQKIPLGNRHTVTILSRSKTLDKQYVDKVRNRIASSNVNPFDLTIVDQNNCSHLNTTMRVEINDQTFSSQNIGQAVRKVGSKIGDGVEYVIEGGKKIIKSVSKSDENKGDPNSDVEWMP; translated from the exons atgggGATTTTGAAAATTGCTCTTGTATTGATGATTAGCTGTTCATCCCTGTACTCTGTGAAATGTCATTCATATCATTTCGGCCAATGTCCAACTCTTGAACCAATGGCTGATTTTTCAATGGATAAA CTTTTAGGAAAATGGTATGCAATCCAAAAAACATCAACGTCAAGTCGGTGTCTTGAATATAACTTTGAAAAAACAGGCGAACCTAACTCATACAAATTAGATCAAATGAgcgaaaattcaataataaatgttgcaaaatctaataattaccATTATATTGGAAATCTAAAAGCAGATCCTAACTTACCTTCGAGAATGATAGTTAATTTTCCATTAA GTGTTGCGGGTAAAGCGTCGTTTGTTGTATTTTCAACGGACTACACAAATTACGCAGGAATATTTTCTTGTCAAAAAATACCTCTTGGTAATAGACATACAGTGACGATTTTATCTAGATCAAAAACTTTGGATAAACAGTATGTAGATAAG GTGCGCAATCGCATTGCTTCAAGCAACGTAAATCCATTTGACTTAACCATTGTTGATCAGAACAATTGTTCACATCTGAACACAACGATGCGTGTGGAAATCAATGACCAAACATTTAGTTCACAGAACATTGGTCAGGCGGTACGTAAAGTAGGATCGAAAATTGGCGATGGTGTAGAGTACGTGATCGAGggtggtaaaaaaataataaaatctgtgAGTAAATCAGATGAGAACAAAGGTGATCCTAACAGTGACGTTGAGTGGATGCCATAg
- the LOC113554332 gene encoding POC1 centriolar protein homolog B-like isoform X1, whose amino-acid sequence MASDIECLKWNTTSFKPSNGNVLDYTEYTLALKPSHWLNLKTKGHTTKLSYLGLTQRLVSLDNLNNLYVYDWSKADLKTIKSRYEHNSRLTSLASNYSGNHIVTCSDNGKIQLWNFKFSCLKMLTEFRGHYQCVRNVEYSVDNNYLISCSNDKTFKIWDCHSNKFVASNMFHRNWVNVAKFFKQDKLVVSCSRDSYIQVFDCCSGKCVIKYNLSPDFAESLSLKEEFSIAVGTKLGSIQIFDLRALKVLQKYSEHTSQVNCVQYQYRTPCLVSVSKDKKLNVYDTDEGRFLYSIDHFSEIKSMNISSDDKLLATTSFHFDNEISLWKTETLKI is encoded by the exons atggctTCTGATATTGAATGTTTGAAATGGAATACAACAAGTTTCAAACCGTCCAATGGTAATG ttttggacTACACAGAATACACTTTAGCATTGAAACCGTCTCATTGGCTAAACCTGAAGACAAAAGGCCACACAACAAAACTATCATATTTAGGTCTAACTCAGAGATTAGTATCTTTAGacaatcttaataatttatatgtgtatgATTGGTCCAAAGctgatttaaaaactataaa ATCAAGATATGAACATAATAGTAGACTTACAAGTTTGGCAAGCAATTATTCAGGAAATCATATAGTTACATGTTCAGATAACGGAAAAATTCAACTGTGGaactttaaa ttttcatgTTTGAAGATGTTAACTGAATTCAGAGGTCATTATCAATGTGTACGTAATGTCGAGTATTCTgtcgacaataattatttaatatcttgttccaatgataaaacatttaaaatatgggATTGTCATTCTAATAAGTTTGTTGCTAGTAATATGTTTCATCGTAATTGGGTTAATGTAGCAAAGTTTTTCAAACAAGATAAACTTGTCGTTTCCTGTTCAAGAGATTCGTATATACAAGTTTTTGATTGTTGTTCAGgaaaatgtgttataaaatataacttgagtccag ATTTTGCAGAATCACTTTCACTAAAAGAAGAATTCTCAATAGCGGTGGGTACAAAACTAGGGtctattcaaatttttgatttgagAGCTTTAAAAGTTTTACAGAAATACAGTGAACACACTAGTCAAGTAAATTGTGTTCAATATCAATATAGGACTCCGTGTTTGGTCTCGGTttcaaaagataaaaaattaaat GTTTACGATACTGATGAAGGGagatttttgtattcaattgaTCACTTtagtgaaataaaatcaatgaatATTTCCTCAGACGATAAATTACTTGCAACAACATCTTTTCATTTTGACAATGAG ATTTCTTTGTGGAAAACAGAGACactgaaaatttaa
- the LOC113554332 gene encoding POC1 centriolar protein homolog B-like isoform X3, with the protein MASDIECLKWNTTSFKPSNGNVLDYTEYTLALKPSHWLNLKTKGHTTKLSYLGLTQRLVSLDNLNNLYVYDWSKADLKTIKSRYEHNSRLTSLASNYSGNHIVTCSDNGKIQLWNFKFSCLKMLTEFRGHYQCVRNVEYSVDNNYLISCSNDKTFKIWDCHSNKFVASNMFHRNWVNVAKFFKQDKLVVSCSRDSYIQVFDCCSGKCVIKYNLSPDFAESLSLKEEFSIAKYSEHTSQVNCVQYQYRTPCLVSVSKDKKLNVYDTDEGRFLYSIDHFSEIKSMNISSDDKLLATTSFHFDNEISLWKTETLKI; encoded by the exons atggctTCTGATATTGAATGTTTGAAATGGAATACAACAAGTTTCAAACCGTCCAATGGTAATG ttttggacTACACAGAATACACTTTAGCATTGAAACCGTCTCATTGGCTAAACCTGAAGACAAAAGGCCACACAACAAAACTATCATATTTAGGTCTAACTCAGAGATTAGTATCTTTAGacaatcttaataatttatatgtgtatgATTGGTCCAAAGctgatttaaaaactataaa ATCAAGATATGAACATAATAGTAGACTTACAAGTTTGGCAAGCAATTATTCAGGAAATCATATAGTTACATGTTCAGATAACGGAAAAATTCAACTGTGGaactttaaa ttttcatgTTTGAAGATGTTAACTGAATTCAGAGGTCATTATCAATGTGTACGTAATGTCGAGTATTCTgtcgacaataattatttaatatcttgttccaatgataaaacatttaaaatatgggATTGTCATTCTAATAAGTTTGTTGCTAGTAATATGTTTCATCGTAATTGGGTTAATGTAGCAAAGTTTTTCAAACAAGATAAACTTGTCGTTTCCTGTTCAAGAGATTCGTATATACAAGTTTTTGATTGTTGTTCAGgaaaatgtgttataaaatataacttgagtccag ATTTTGCAGAATCACTTTCACTAAAAGAAGAATTCTCAATAGCG AAATACAGTGAACACACTAGTCAAGTAAATTGTGTTCAATATCAATATAGGACTCCGTGTTTGGTCTCGGTttcaaaagataaaaaattaaat GTTTACGATACTGATGAAGGGagatttttgtattcaattgaTCACTTtagtgaaataaaatcaatgaatATTTCCTCAGACGATAAATTACTTGCAACAACATCTTTTCATTTTGACAATGAG ATTTCTTTGTGGAAAACAGAGACactgaaaatttaa
- the LOC113552957 gene encoding ubiquitin-conjugating enzyme E2 L3 has protein sequence MAATRRLQKELADIRDSGLKSFRDIQVDETNILAWQGLILPENPPYNKGAFRIEINFPAEYPFKPPKINFKTKIYHPNIDEKGQVCLPIISAENWKPATKADQVIQALIALVNDPEPEHPLRAELAEEYLKDRKKFFKNAEDYAKKFGEKRPSD, from the exons ATGGCCGCCACGAGGAGACTTCAAAAa GAACTTGCAGATATCCGTGATTCTGGACTAAAGTCATTCCGTGATATTCAAGTTGATGAAACAAACATATTAGCTTGGCAAGGCCTGATTCTACcc gaaaATCCCCCATATAATAAAGGAGCATTTagaatagaaattaatttcccTGCAGAGTATCCATTTAAACCGCCTAAGATCAATTTCAAAACCAAAATCTATCATCCTAATATTGACGAAAAGGGTCAGGTTTGTCTGCCAATCATTAGTGCTGAAAATTGGAAACCAGCTACTAAAGCTGATCAAG TTATTCAAGCATTAATAGCCCTAGTCAATGATCCTGAACCAGAACATCCGCTACGTGCAGAATTAGCTGAAGAATATTTGAAAGATCGTaagaagttttttaaaaatgctgaAGATTATGCCAAAAAGTTTGGTGAAAAAAGACCATCAGATTAG